In the Halorussus salinus genome, GACCGAGGACGAGGAGGGCAACCGGAAGGAACTGCTGAACCGACTGATGAACGCCGAAGCGATGTGGCAGGCCGACGTTATCGTCATCGACACGTTCGACGCCATCCTCCGCAACGACCCCAAGTTCGAGGCGCTGATTCGCCAGAACGAGGAGCGCCAAGCCGCCCTCGAAATCATCTCGTTCTTCCGTGATTTGGTCTCGCAGGGACAGGTCATCGTCCTCACGGTGGACCCCTCGACGGTGGACGAGGAGGCCATCGGGCCGTTCCGAGCCATCGCCGACGTGTTCATGGAACTCCAGATGGTCGAGGTCGGCAACGACGTGCGTCGCAACATCTCGGTGAAGCGATTCGCCGGGATGGGCGAGCAGGTCGGTGACACCATCGGATTCTCGGTGCGGGCCGACGCCGGAATCGTCATCGAGAGCCGTAGTGTCGCGTAACGACTCACCATGACAGAGCACGGGACCGCACAGATTCAGGACGACCTTCGGGAAGTCGCCATGCGGCGACCCCACCTGCGGGACTACCTGAAGCGATTCAAGCAGTTCACCGGCGAGTTCCCGAGACTCATCGACGAACCGGACGACGAGTGGGAGGCGGACAAGCCCAACGTCATCTACCCGGTCGGCGGTCCCATCTACTGTCACGTCTACGGCGACGTGGGCCAAGACACCGAGTACTACGCGGTCGAACCCGAACTCTCGGGCACCGAGCAGGAACTGTTCGGCAAGGTCCGGGGCGAGATTTTGGAGAAGAGCGTCAAGAAGCCCGCGCCCCAAGACGAAGCCGAGTACGACGACCGCATCGAGGAGTTGCTGGACGACACGGTGTTGGTCAACAACGGCGACGACGGCGGCGGTGGCGGTCGGAGGAACCTCCAGAACGTCTCGGCCGACAAAATTCTCGACTGGATAAAGAACGTCTCGTACAACGATTTCAAGCAGGGCGTCCGGGGGTTCTCGACCGACGACATCGTCCGGTACGTCAAGGACTTCACCAACATCGGCACCTACGAGGTGTCCGAACAGACCTACGAGAACATCCGGTATCGGCTGAATCGGGACATCGTCGGGTTCGGGCCGCTGGAGCCCATCATGCGCGACCCGGCGAACGAGGACATCCACGTCATCGGCCCCCACGAGACGTACGTGGACCACGGCACGTTCGGCATGCTCGGGACCAGCGTGGACTTCGGGTCGCCCGACCGCTTCGACAACTGGCTGCGAAACATGGGCGAACGAATCGGCGACCCCGTGAGTGACTCCGACCCCATCGTGGACTCGACCCTGCCGGACGGGTCGCGTATCAACATCATCTACTCCGACGACGTGAGCCTGAAGGGACCGAGCCTCACCATCCGTCAGGGCGAGGGGACGCCCCTCTCGGTCGCTCAGATTACCAAGTGGGGAACGCTGTCGCCCAAGCTGGCGGCGTACCTCTGGCTCTGTCTGGAGAACGAACAGACCGTGTTCGTGGTCGGGGAGACGGCGTCCGGGAAGACCACGACCCTGAACTGCATCATGTCGTTCATCCCCCGCGACAGCAAGATTTACACCGCGGAGGACACCGCCGAGGTCCTACCTCCTCACGACACGTGGCAGCAACTCCTGACCCGCGAGGGCGGCGGGGAAGACTCGACCGACGTAGACATGTTCGACCTCGTGGCGGCCGCGCTCCGTTCGCGCCCCGACTACATCGTCGTGGGTGAGGTCCGTGGCGAGGAGGGTCGCATGGCCTTCCAAGCCGCCCAGACCGGCCACCCGGTGATGCTGACGTTCCACGCCAGCGACATCGTCTCGATGATTCAGCGGTTCACCGGCGACCCCATCAACATCCCCGAGACGTTCATGGACAACGCCGACGTGGCGCTGTTCCAGAACCGGGTCAAGCAGGGCGACGACGTGCTTCGTCGGGTGACCTCGGTGCAGGAGATCGAGGGGTACTCGAAGGAGATGGGCGGGGTCGTCACCCGCCAGTCGTTCTACTGGGACCCCGTGGAGGACGAGATCGTCTTCCAAGGCATGAACAACTCCTACGTCCTCGAAGAGCAAATAGCGACCCTGCTCGGGTACGAGAACACCCGCGACATCTACAACGAGTTGGACTTCCGCGCGGAACTCATGGAGCGCATGATAGAGGAGAACATTCTGGGCTACCACGAGGTCAACGAGACCATCGAGGCGTTCCAGCGCGACGGCGTGGACGGGTTGCCCTTCGACATCCACCGGTCCATCGACTGACGCCGGTAGTAGCCGTTTTATGGCTCCGCGATGAGTAGGTCCGTAGACGATGGTTTCGGTCTATCCGATTCTCTCACTGCTGGTTATCTTCGCGCTCTCACTACTCGTCGTCAGAGTCGGGTCGGTCGCGCTACGTATGACCGGGCTGTCGCCCGACGTGGCCTCGTTTCAGGCCACGTCCGCGTTCTCGGGTGCCGGGTACACGACTGAGGAGGCCGAGCGAGTCGTCGAGACGCCCGAGCGACGGACCGTCACGAAGGCTCTCATCCGCCTCGGAAGCCTCGGTCTCGTCAGCACCATCTCGTCGCTCGTTCTCTCGTTCACGGACGCCGCCGGCGAAGAGTTGCCCAACTTCGTGACTATCGTCGCCGGCGTCGGTGGACTAGTACTGCTCGCGCGGAGCGACTGGTTCAATCGGCTGGTCACGCCGGTCATCGAGTGGGGGCTTCGACGCACCACCGACCTCGACCTCCGAGACTACACGCGAGTCCTCGGTCTTCAGCGGGAGTATCGTGTCGCGGAAGTCGAGGTCGACGCGGGTGACTGGCTCGCCGATGAGTCGCTGGCCGACCTCGACCTCCCCGCGGAAGGAGTGTTGGTCCTCGGCGTGCGGCGCGGCGACACCTACATCGGTGCGCCGCGGTCGGACACGGAAGTTAGACCGGGCGATGTCGTCGTGCTGTACGGAAAAGAAGACCGGTTGCGCGAACTCTCGGACCGCGAGAGCGGTGACGACCGAACACGCGAATACGCCGTCGCGGACCACGAGCGGGACCTCGAAGTGCAAGATGAACTCGTGGGCGAGGAGACCGAAAGCGAACGCCAGCGGTGAGCGTCTGACTCCAGTCGTCGAACCGCAGGAGCAACTCGCCGAGGAGGTACAGCGGCACGACGTACGTGACGAGGAGGGCGACGACGACCGCGACCGCGATCGCCGGATTCGAACTTCCGGACCCGGTCCGGAGGAAGATGGCGGCGACGAACCAGAGGGTTAGGGTCTGCAAGAAATCTGATGTTTCCATAGGTGTCGAATCGGTCGGCGGGACCGGGGGAGTCGATTTCGTTTCCGAAGTTGTCCGGACTCGTCGTCGTCGTTTTCCGACCGAATTCCGTCCGACGAGTCACGTCGAGTATCAGTAGGAATATTTCGAGGGAAAGAGAATTGAAGGTGGAACGTAAACCCCGCGAACACCGACGGTTCCACCATGGCGACGAACGAACAATCCGGGGACGCCCCCAAGGACGTGAAAGACCTCCTCTCGGGGTTCATGTCCTCGACTATCGAGTCCTACCAGCACATGGAGACGCCGGTCTCCCGGTATCTCACGCTGGTCGTAGCTCCCTCCGCGGTCTTCTTCCTGCTGACCGTGGTGGTCTTCGTCGTCACCGACTTCCCGATGCTCATCTCCGTCCCGATTCCGCTGTTGGGACTGCTCTCCATCGTCGTCGCGGTCATCTACCCGAAGATTCTGCGCGACCAGAAGCGCAAGGAGATAGAGGACCGCCTCCACCTGTTCATCACTCACATGACCATCCTCTCGACCGCGAACATCGACCGCGTGGAGGTGTTCCGGACGCTCGGCGAAGAGGAGGAGTACGGCGCGCTCGCCGAGGAGATGCGTCGCATCACCCAACTCGTGGACACGTGGAACCAGAGTCTGGACGACGCCCTGCGCATCCGGGCGAACAAGTCCCCGAGCAAGCCGTTCGCCGACTTTCTGGACCGACTGGCCTACACCATCAACGCCGGGCAGGAGATTCAGGACTTCCTCCTGAGCGAACAGGACGTGGTGATTCAGAACTACGTCACCATCTACGAGGGGTCGCTACAGAACCTCGAAGTGATGAAGGACCTCTACCTCTCGATGGTTCTGTCCGTGACGTTCGCGCTGGTGTTCGCGACGGTCCTGCCGATTCTGACCGGTACGAACCCCACGATGACCGTCAGCGCCGTCGTCGTCATGTTCGCGTTCGTCCAGACGGGCTTTCTCATCATGATTCGCAACACCGCGCCGTACGACCCGGTGTGGTACCACCCCGACCACCAGACGACCGACTCGGAGTGGCGCATCCGCATCGCGGTCGCAGTCGGCCTCCTGCTCACGCTGGCGCTCATCGCGGCGTGTCTCCTCGTGTTGATGGGTCGGACGAGCATCGACCCGAGTTCGATTCCGCTCCCCATCCTCGCGGCGGTGCCGACCACGCCGCTGTTGATTCCCGGCGTCGTCGCGCGCCGCGAGGAGGAGAAGATAAAGGAGCGCGACGAGGAGTTCACCAGTTTCATCCGGGCGCTCGGCGCGACCGAGACCGCCAAGCAGAGTACCACCACCAAGGTTCTCCAGAGTCTGCGGGGCAAGGACTTCGGCGCGCTGACCACGAACGTCAGCGACCTCTACAAGCGCCTCAACATGCGCATCGAACCGTCGATGGCGTGGCGACACTTCACCGCCGACTCGCGGTCCTACCTCATCCAGAAGTTCAGCGAGATGTTCCTCGTCGGCCGACAGATGGGTGGCGACCCGAAGAAACTCGGCGAACTCATCTCCGCGAACATGAACGAGGTCCTGCAACTGCGCGAGCGCCGCGCCCAATCGACGGTCACCCTCATCGGCGTCCTATACGGTATCACCGCCGCCTCGACGTTCGCGTTCTTCATCGGCCTCGAAATCGTCGAGGTCCTCTCGCAGATGTCTATCGGCCTGAACAGCGCCCAACTCGACATCACGACCATCATCCACACCGACGTGTACGACATCCCGACCATCGAGTACCTGCTGGTCATCATCACCCTGCTGAACGCCGTCCTCTCGTCGCTGATGATTCGCATCGCGGACGGCGGCCACAAGGTCAACTCCTACATGCACTTCGTGTTCCTGATGTGGTCGTCCAGCCTCATCGCGGTGTTCACCCGAATCGTCGTCGGGTCGTTCCTGAACGTCTGAGGGTCGAGTCGAGGTTCGGGTCTCGTTTTCGGTGCGTTTCACGAGGAGCGACGCGACGGGTCGGGAAACGACGGCGTCGAAAGCCCCCGGTCGCTGGCGGTCGCTCTGCGGGATATCCGACGGACGTAGTTGCGTCGGATACTGGCCCGCAGCGACGACCACGTACACGCCAGCGACCGGCCCCTTTCAGACCCACCCGAAGTCCGGGCGGCCGAGCGTCCGCCGGTGGTCCGGTTCGCAGGGCTTCCGGTAATTCGTGAAATCGAGCGTCAGCCCGTCGAAAAGACGGCGGTCGCCCGCGAAGCGACCGACCCTCGGCTTCGCGTCAGCTTCGGTGGATGACGAAGAACGCCGCGACGCCCCCGAGCGCGAGCGCGAACCAGTAGCTCGCGACCCGGTAGACCAGCGCGGCGCTGGCGGCCACGTCGGCCTGTAGCGTCGTCAGTGCGACGATTAGCCCCACCAGCGCGAACTCGACGCCGCCGACGCCGCCCGGCGTGGGAACGATGCCAGCCAGCGAACTCGCGGGGACGACGAACAGGACGAGTATCGGGGTGAGTTGGTCGCCGACGCCCAGCGTCAGCGCCGCGAAGTAGAGCGGCGCGGCGAAGAAGAGCCACCCCACGTAGGCGTAGACCAGCGTCTTGGCGAGTTGGCGGCGACTCGTCGCGATTCGCTCCACCAACCCGTAGAACTCCTCGATGCGCTCGCGGACGTTCTCGGCGTCCACGCGCTCGACTCGCTCGGCGACGGGGCCGACGACCTTCATCACCAACCGTTCCACGAGGTTCTGATGGCGGTAGGAGCCGTAGATGACCAGCGGGAGGAGAACCGCCATCCCGCCGAGTCCGGCCACGAGCATCTCGGCCTGCTTGGGGACCTCGCCCTGTATCAGGAGCGCGAGCGTGCCGAGTCCCGCGAACGTGAAGAACGGCAGGAGGTTGAGCAGGTCGGCGGTCACCACGCTCGCGAGGCTGTCCTGATAGTTGGCCTCGGTGTCGGCCGCCAGCACGTAGGCGATGAACGGGCCGCCGCCCGCCTTGCCGAACGGCGTCGCGTAGTCGGCGAACGTGGCCGCGAAGTAGGTCGTGATGATCTTCCGGAAGGGCACGTCGATGCCGACCGTACAGAGAATCACGTCCCACGACTTCGCCCAGACGACTAGCGAGACCACCGTCGAGAGGCAGGCCAGTCCGAGCCACGTCAGATTCGCTCCCGCGAACGTCCGCGCGATTTCGCCCCAGCCGATTACCCGACCGAAGAAGTACAGCAGGAGTCCGGCGACGACGAATCCGGCCACGACCTTGACCGTCGTGCGCCGGTCGAACACCTCGCCGGACGTTTCGGTGGACATCTACACCACGAAACGGGCGAGAGACAGTTAGGTTTCGTGGCTTCCACGGGGCGCGAGGCGGTCTGGCCGAGCGTCACGAAGGACCGAAAAAATATTTACCCCGACTGAGAATTACGTCTCAAAGAGGCGCGCGGACAGCCAGCGTCCTCGGTCTCGTCTACTATGTCCGAAAAGGTCATCGCCGACTTCGTCGCACGGTTCAGCCTCGACACGTTCGATTCGCCGGAACCGGTTAAGGGTCGAATCGTCCTCAGCCGGAAGCGTCTGGTGCTGGCCTCGGGCGACGGGTCGAAGACGACGGTCCCGCTGTCGGCCATCTTCGACATCAACGTCGGGCAGGTCCCCGGCGAACTCGAATCGTTCTTTCAGGACACCATCACCATCGCCTACCGGGAGAACGACCGTCGTCGGTCGGTGGTCGTCGAGGCCGGAACCGACGAGGTCTCGCGGTTCAAGACCGTGCTGTTCAAAGCCGAACTCAACGGTACGAAGGCGAAAGTCAAGCACCCCGCGCGGGTCGGCGGCCGCGTGACCGACGCGTCGTTCCGACCGTCGAAGCTCAAGATTCGGCCCGGCGAGGTCCGGTTCGTCGGCGACGAGACGGTGACGGTGAACCTCGCGAACGTCACTCACTTCCAGAAGGACGCCCGCGACGGCGGGTCGGTCCTCGTGGTCCGCCACGCCGACGAGGGCCAGTCGGTCACCTCGGAGTTCGCCATCGAGGGCGACCGGCGACTCAACCTGTTGGGACGCTATCTGCGGCTCGAATACTCCGAACTCGCCCAAGAGGCCGAGGAGGTCACGACCTCCGAGGACGAGATGGAGGCGCTGGTCGCCATCTACTCGGGGGCGCGCAGCGGCGACCTCGCCGGGACGCTCGGCGTCGATTCGAGTCGGGTCACGATGCTGCTGAACGACCTCCGGGAGAAGGGACTCATCGACGAGGGCCAGAAGGGCCTGTCGCTGACCGCACAGGGGCAACTCCTCGTCAGCGACCGCATCGAGTCGGTGAACACTTAGAACGTATTGTCATTTACCCTGTCAGATAATTTTTTCCACACTACCGAGATACGTAATACTCCTGTGGATTTTTATACAGCGGTTTGGTAATGGTCAACATACTATGGGCCACGCCATCCGCGTCCTGTTGGTGGACGACGACCCGGCCATCGCGGACCTGACCGCTACGCACTTAGAGCGGGCGAGCGACCGCATCGAGACGGTCGTCGAGACCCGTCCGGCGGCCGCACTCGACCGCGTAACCGACGACGCGGTCGACTGCGTGGTCAGCGACTACGAGATGCCCCAGATGGACGGCCTCGAACTACTGGACGCGGTCCGCGAGACAGCCTCGTCGCTTCCCTTCATCCTGTTCACCGGCCGTGGTAGCGAGGAGATCGCCTCCGAAGCCATCTCCGCTGGCGTCACCGACTACCTCCAGAAGGAGACCGGGTCGGACCAGTACGCCGTGCTGGCCAACCGCGTCGAAAACGCCGTCGCCCAGTACCGCGCCGAGCGGGAGGCCGAGGAGGCCGACGAGCAGATTCGGCGCATCTTCGAGCGCATCACGGACGCCTTCTTCGCGCTGGACGACGAGTGGCGGTTCACCCACGTCAACGAGCGCGCGGCCGACTTTTTCGGTCGGCAGGCCGACGAGTTGCTCGGCGAGGACATCCGCGAGGCGTTCTCCGAGGAGATGGGCGACCAGTTCCGGGCGGCCTACCGGAAGGCCCTCGAAGTGCAGGAACCGGTCACGCTGGAGGCCGAATCGACGTTCCAGCCCGGCAACTGGCTGGAAGTTCGGGTCTACCCCGCCGAGGACGGCCTGTCGGTCTACTTCCGGGACGTGACCGAGCGCCGACGCGCCCAGATGGAACTGCGCGAGACCAAACAGAAGATAGAGGCGCTTCACGACGTTGCCGCCCGCGCGGTCAGGTGTACGACCGAGCAGGACATCTACGACCTCGCTATCGAGGCCGCAGAGGAGATTCTGGCGTTCGACCTCTGTACGGTGGACGCCGCGGAGGGCGACCAGTTAGTCACGAGAGCCGTCTCGAAGGTCGTCTCGACCGACGGCTACTACGAGCGGACGCCCGTGGACGAGGAGGACAACCTCGCGGCCCGCGTCTACCGAGAGGGCGAGACCTCGCTGGTCGAGGACCTCCACGAGGCCGACGCGGTGCCCGCCGAGAGCGAGTACCGGTCGGCGCTGACCGTTCCGTTGGACGAGTTCGCCGTGTTCCAAGCGGTCTCGAAGAACGTGGACGGCTTCGACTACGGCGACCGAGAACTCGCCGAACTGCTGGCGGCCCACCTCTCGGAGGCGCTGGCCCGCGTCCGGACCGAGACCGAACTCCGGACCGAGCGCGACCGGTTCGCCGCGCTGTTCGAGAACGTGCCCAACGCGGTCGTCCGGTACGAAATCGACGGGACCGACGCGGTGTGTCGGTCGGTCAACCCGGCGTTCGAGGACGTGTTCGGCTGGCACGAGGCGGACATCGTCGGCGACCCCGTGGACGACTACATCCTGCCCGACGGCCAGCGCGAGGAGGGCGAGGCGCTCAACGAGCGCGTGAGCCACGGCCGTCGCATCGAGGGTGCGGAGGTCCACCGCACGACCGCCGACGGCGGCCGGGACTTCCTGCTCCACACCGCCCCGGCGGGCAACGGCGACGAGAGCGAGGCGTTCGCCATCTACGTCGATATCAGCGAGCAGAAAGAGCGCGAGCGCCAACTCGCCCGCCAGAACGAGCGGTTAGAGGAGTTCGCCAGCGTCGTCAGCCACGACCTCCGGAACCCGCTGAACGTCGCGCTGGGCCGGTTCGACCTACTGGCCGACGAGGTCGAGAGCGACCACCTCGCGCCCATCGGCCGGTCGTTGGACCGGATGGACGGACTGGTCGGGGACCTCCTCACGCTCGCCCGAGAGGGACAGGTCGTGGCCGACCCCGAACCGGTCTCGCTCTCGACCGCGGTCGAAGGAGCGTGGGAGACCGTCGATACCGGCGAGTCGTCGCTCCTCGTCGCCGACGACGCGGTGATCGAGGCCGACGAAGCCAGATTCCGGGAACTGTTGGAGAACCTGTTCCGGAACGCCGTCGAACACGGCGACGAGGCGACCCTCGTGGAGGTCGGTCTGCTGGAGGACGGCCGGGGCTTCTACGTCGCCGACGACGGGCCGGGCATCCCCGAAGACGAGTGCGAGAAGGTGTTCGACCACGGCTTCACGACCGACGAGGAGGGAACCGGGTTCGGCCTCGCAATCGTCTCGTCCATCGCCAACGCTCACGGCTGGAACGTCGAGGCTGTGAGTTGCGACTCGGTCGAGGAGACCGCCGGGACGTGTACCGGCGCGCGTTTCGAGTTCTCGCGAGTGGCGGTCCACGACGACGCGTCGTCGGAACGTTGATTTGGGTTCGGAACTGACACTCGAACTGGTAGCCTACAGGCGGTCCATAACAAAGACGGTCGTCGTCCTTACTGCCTGACGAGGAAGGGTAGCTCAGTGGTAGAGCGCCACCGGACTTCCCGGTGGCAGCCTTACAGGCTTCGCGTGGTTCGACTCCCGCCCCTTCCGCTCCCGCCGTTTTCCTGCGAGGCGTTTATCGCCGAGCAACAGCCAACGGCGGGAGCGAGTAGACGGCGCGGAGTCGAGCAGACGAGTCGCACGCCCGGAAGCGCAACGTAGTGAGCATCCCGGACCGTCTCGGCGAGTTCGACTCCCGCCCCTTCCGCTTTTTGCGACGAACACGACGGCGAGCAGTTCATCTGTTCGCCACCTCGTGATTTTGTCGGTGTGCGAAGCAACGCCGTGGCCGCAACCGCACCGCGAACCGCACTATTGCCGATAATAAGGAGTCTACTGCGACCGCACAGCACCGCGACCGCACCACGGCCTCCCCAACCGACTGCGTTACTCACTTCGCTTCGCTCCGTTGCGTTACTCGTCCCTCGCGCGACTTGGCGCGGTCACGAGGACCGCGCCAGCACGCGCCAGTCCGAACGTCGAAGTCGAGCGTACGCTGGCGGGAGTCGCGCCGAGCGCAGTCCAGTCGAAAATCAGCCAGTAACGACGCCGAGAAGTGCGGAAAACGCCGATTAGCGCGGGCCGATAGGCTCGCGCGGGAGCGGTTCGTCGTCCTTGATGTCGGCGGCGATGGACTCCATCGTCTCGACGCGGAGCGGCGTCGTGTCCCGGACCTGCGCGAGGTACGAGAGGATGGCCTCCATTCGCTCGAAGTCCCGTTCCTCGGTCAGGTTGTTCGGGTGGAGCCACATGTGAAAGACGCCCTCCTCGGCGCTCGCGCGGTCGATGCCGCGCTTGGCCATGCTGACGACGGGGTCGTCGGTGACGCGCTCGACGGCGCTCCGGCCCCGGCCCTCGAAGCAGAACAAGTAGAGCGAGGCCGGGATGTTTATCAGCCCGTACTCGTCCTCCTCGGGCGTGACCAGCGTCGGCGAGACGGTTCCCGTGGGCCACCCCAGTAGCTTGGCCGCGGACCCGAGCGGGCCGCGGTCGTACCACCGCCGGGGTTGGGTCCCGCGGTAGGCCTTCACGCCGTAGGCCGCCAGCACGTCGCGGTGGCCGACGTAGTTTCGCGGAAAGACGACCGAATCGACCGAGAGGCCGCGCTCCTCGGCGAGTTCGACGCACTCGCGCATCTCCGCGGAGGCGACCTCCCGGTCGGTGTGGCCCATCTCGACGTGGGAGTAGGTGTGGCTCGCGACCTCGTGGTCGGCGTCGGCCTCCTCGATGGCGTCTACGAGTTTCTGGCCGTACCACTGCTCGTCCCGGCCCTCCCACGTGCCGGGGTCGCGGTCGAACCACCCGTCCGGCGTCGGGTGAGACTCGTGGTCGCCGTCACAGGAGTCCAGCAGGAGGTGGCCGACGACCGCCCACGTCGCCGGAATATCGTGGTCGTCGAACGTGTCGAGGAGTCGGAGCCACGACTCGCGGGCCGCCGTAACCCGGTCTTCTGGCATCGTCTCGTGGTCGTGGAACCCCCACGCGAGTTCGGCGTCGAGGGAGAGTACGACAGAACCCATCGTAACGTTGCTATCGGGCGGTCGGCGAGTAAATCGGTCCGACCGTTCAGGAGCGTTCTGCACGGTAATCGTCGGTTTCTACTCGACGGTCACGCTCTTGGCGAGGTTTCTGGGCTTGTCGATGGCGCGGTCGAGGAGGTCGGCCGCGTGGTACGACAGCAGTTGGAGTTGGACGTTGGCCAGCACGCCCGCCACGTCGGGGTGGGTCTCGGGAATCGTCAACACCTCGTCGGCGTACTGGTGGACCGACTCCTGCTCGTCGCTGGCGACAGCGACCACGGGCGCACCGCGCGCCTCGGCCTCCTTGACGTTGCCGAGGGTCTTCTCGTCGTTGCGTCCGGTGAACACCGCGAAGACGGGCGTCTCGGGCGTGACGAGCGCGAGCGGGCCGTGCTTCAACTCGCCCGCCGCGAAGCCCTCGGCGTGTTCGTAGGATATCTCCTTGAACTTGAGCGCGCCCTCCAGCGCGACCGGCCGGACCGCGCCGCGACCGATGAAGAAGTACGCCTCGCTGTCCCGATAGCTCTCGGCTACCCGGCGGGCGCTCGTGTAGTCCAGAATCTGCTGGACGTGGCCCGGCAGGTCCGAGAGGGCTTCGAGGCGGGCGCGGGCGTCGTCGGTCCGCGACCCGGTCACGTCCCGGACCACTCGTTCGGCCAGCAGGCCGAGCGAGACGACCTGCGACGAGAACGTCTTGGTCGCCGCGACGCCGATTTCGGGTCCGGCCCGGATGAACAGCGCGTCGTCGCACTCGCGGGCCGCGGTCGAACCGACGACGTTCGTCACCGCGAGCGTCCGCGCGCCCGAGGCGTTCGCCCGCCGGAGCGCCGACAGCGTGTCCGCGGTCTCCCCGCTCTGGGTCACGCCGATTACGAGCGTCTGTTCGTCCACCGGCGGTTGGGACGTGGCGTACTCGCTGGCGAGGAACGCTTGGGCGGGCACGCCGCCCGAGGAGAGAAACTGCGCGCCCACCAGTCCGGCGTGATAGGAGGTCCCGCAGGCGACGAACTGGACGCGCTCTACCTCCTCGAAGGTGCCTGCGGGGAAGTCTTCGAGATTGATGTCGCCCGTCGTGGGGTCGGCCCGGCCCCGGAGCGTCTGGCGGAGCGCGGCGGGTTGCTCGTGAATCTCCTTGAGCATGTAGTGGTCGTAGCCGCCCTTCCCCGCGTCCTCGGGGTCCCACTCGACGGTCTGGACCGACCGCTCGACCGCCTCGCCGTCGGTCGTCGAGATGGTGTGGCCGTCGGGTTTCACGATTACCACGTCGCCGTCGTCCAGATAGATCACGTCGTCGGTGAAATCGAGGAACGCGGGCACGTCGCTGGCGAG is a window encoding:
- a CDS encoding PAS domain-containing protein; the encoded protein is MGHAIRVLLVDDDPAIADLTATHLERASDRIETVVETRPAAALDRVTDDAVDCVVSDYEMPQMDGLELLDAVRETASSLPFILFTGRGSEEIASEAISAGVTDYLQKETGSDQYAVLANRVENAVAQYRAEREAEEADEQIRRIFERITDAFFALDDEWRFTHVNERAADFFGRQADELLGEDIREAFSEEMGDQFRAAYRKALEVQEPVTLEAESTFQPGNWLEVRVYPAEDGLSVYFRDVTERRRAQMELRETKQKIEALHDVAARAVRCTTEQDIYDLAIEAAEEILAFDLCTVDAAEGDQLVTRAVSKVVSTDGYYERTPVDEEDNLAARVYREGETSLVEDLHEADAVPAESEYRSALTVPLDEFAVFQAVSKNVDGFDYGDRELAELLAAHLSEALARVRTETELRTERDRFAALFENVPNAVVRYEIDGTDAVCRSVNPAFEDVFGWHEADIVGDPVDDYILPDGQREEGEALNERVSHGRRIEGAEVHRTTADGGRDFLLHTAPAGNGDESEAFAIYVDISEQKERERQLARQNERLEEFASVVSHDLRNPLNVALGRFDLLADEVESDHLAPIGRSLDRMDGLVGDLLTLAREGQVVADPEPVSLSTAVEGAWETVDTGESSLLVADDAVIEADEARFRELLENLFRNAVEHGDEATLVEVGLLEDGRGFYVADDGPGIPEDECEKVFDHGFTTDEEGTGFGLAIVSSIANAHGWNVEAVSCDSVEETAGTCTGARFEFSRVAVHDDASSER
- the glmS gene encoding glutamine--fructose-6-phosphate transaminase (isomerizing); the protein is MCGIIARIGGDDDSAVDELLTGLENLEYRGYDSAGLAIKNGGGPEVFKRQGEISHLKDALADEVPDGGLGIGHTRWSTHGPPSDANAHPHTDCTGEVAVVHNGIIENYDELKSELQARGHVFESDTDTEVIPHLVEERLADGADPETAFRETIEKLSGSYAVAMITKHDHAVYATRRGSPLVLGVDDGEYFLASDVPAFLDFTDDVIYLDDGDVVIVKPDGHTISTTDGEAVERSVQTVEWDPEDAGKGGYDHYMLKEIHEQPAALRQTLRGRADPTTGDINLEDFPAGTFEEVERVQFVACGTSYHAGLVGAQFLSSGGVPAQAFLASEYATSQPPVDEQTLVIGVTQSGETADTLSALRRANASGARTLAVTNVVGSTAARECDDALFIRAGPEIGVAATKTFSSQVVSLGLLAERVVRDVTGSRTDDARARLEALSDLPGHVQQILDYTSARRVAESYRDSEAYFFIGRGAVRPVALEGALKFKEISYEHAEGFAAGELKHGPLALVTPETPVFAVFTGRNDEKTLGNVKEAEARGAPVVAVASDEQESVHQYADEVLTIPETHPDVAGVLANVQLQLLSYHAADLLDRAIDKPRNLAKSVTVE
- a CDS encoding polysaccharide deacetylase family protein gives rise to the protein MGSVVLSLDAELAWGFHDHETMPEDRVTAARESWLRLLDTFDDHDIPATWAVVGHLLLDSCDGDHESHPTPDGWFDRDPGTWEGRDEQWYGQKLVDAIEEADADHEVASHTYSHVEMGHTDREVASAEMRECVELAEERGLSVDSVVFPRNYVGHRDVLAAYGVKAYRGTQPRRWYDRGPLGSAAKLLGWPTGTVSPTLVTPEEDEYGLINIPASLYLFCFEGRGRSAVERVTDDPVVSMAKRGIDRASAEEGVFHMWLHPNNLTEERDFERMEAILSYLAQVRDTTPLRVETMESIAADIKDDEPLPREPIGPR